In a genomic window of Bacteroidales bacterium:
- the nrfD gene encoding polysulfide reductase NrfD — protein sequence MNKYESLYEALANLDGFIYPNEIALNWDLLIVMYPYITGLVAGAFILASLNRVFAIKALRPTYEISLLTALSFMLVATMPLISHLGQPLRFYEMLITPHLTSAMAIFGFVYLWYLMVVLLLEIWFDYRYDMVIWSQQKKGFMKFFYKALSLWVSDTSKESRKTDEKLGYFITVIGIPSAFLLHGYVGFIFGSIKANPWWSTVMMPVIFLFSAMVSGIALVMFIYMAVSYLRKMKIDMNALDTIAKYLFYILILDFTLESLDQIHRIYEADESFDILKLLVRSKLFFTFFIMQIGTGTLIPITTLGFLQFKKPREKIRKILYLIISICVLVGIFYMRWNVVIGGQLFSKSFYGFTSYKVNLIGGSDVSLSLLWFIVPFFILAFLLWLLPPWKKHAADI from the coding sequence ATGAATAAATACGAATCTCTATATGAAGCATTAGCTAATTTAGACGGCTTTATTTATCCTAATGAAATTGCCTTAAACTGGGATTTGCTGATTGTAATGTATCCCTATATTACCGGACTTGTTGCCGGAGCATTTATCCTTGCATCCTTAAACAGAGTTTTTGCAATTAAAGCATTAAGGCCCACTTATGAAATTTCTTTACTGACTGCTTTATCTTTTATGTTAGTAGCTACCATGCCCTTAATTAGCCATCTTGGTCAACCACTTCGATTCTACGAAATGTTAATTACACCTCATTTAACTTCTGCCATGGCCATTTTCGGTTTTGTATATTTATGGTATCTAATGGTAGTATTATTACTAGAAATATGGTTTGATTACAGATATGATATGGTTATATGGTCTCAACAAAAGAAAGGTTTTATGAAGTTTTTTTATAAAGCACTTTCTTTATGGGTCAGTGACACTTCCAAGGAATCAAGAAAAACAGATGAAAAATTAGGCTATTTTATTACCGTAATTGGTATCCCCTCAGCATTTTTATTGCATGGATACGTGGGGTTTATATTTGGTTCTATTAAAGCAAATCCTTGGTGGTCAACCGTTATGATGCCTGTAATATTTCTTTTCTCCGCTATGGTATCGGGAATTGCATTGGTTATGTTTATTTATATGGCGGTTTCCTATTTACGTAAAATGAAAATAGATATGAATGCATTGGACACCATTGCAAAATATTTATTTTATATTTTAATTTTAGATTTTACCCTGGAAAGTTTAGACCAAATCCATAGAATTTACGAAGCAGATGAATCTTTTGATATTTTAAAACTACTGGTTCGCAGTAAATTATTCTTTACCTTCTTTATTATGCAGATTGGGACTGGAACATTAATTCCAATAACTACTTTGGGTTTTCTGCAATTTAAAAAGCCAAGAGAAAAAATCAGAAAGATTTTATATTTAATAATAAGCATCTGTGTGTTGGTTGGTATCTTTTATATGAGATGGAACGTAGTTATTGGCGGTCAGCTTTTCTCAAAAAGTTTTTATGGATTCACCAGCTATAAGGTTAATTTAATTGGAGGTTCAGATGTTTCATTATCCTTGTTGTGGTTCATTGTACCTTTCTTTATTTTAGCTTTTCTCCTCTGGCTGCTTCCTCCGTGGAAAAAGCATGCAGCGGACATCTAA
- a CDS encoding 4Fe-4S dicluster domain-containing protein → MSIEKDDFSRRDFIKSSGMFAGGLVLVSLLNPLKLVFATKKPVGKGKWYGVGIDIEKCIGCGSCARACKIENDVPKEPFFFRNWIEQYTITNDGQIIVSSPNGGIDGFKQPVPDEEIYKTFFVPKMCNHCAKSPCTQVCPVGASFESPEGLALVDQNYCIGCGYCVQACPYGCRYINPEKGVVDKCTLCYHRLEKGLDPACMMACPTGARLYGDLNDKESALSVFIKENNCAVLKPQLNTGSKLFYNALSQEVH, encoded by the coding sequence ATGAGTATAGAAAAGGATGATTTCTCAAGACGCGATTTCATTAAGAGCTCTGGTATGTTTGCAGGAGGCCTGGTATTGGTTTCCTTGCTGAATCCATTAAAATTAGTTTTTGCAACAAAAAAACCTGTAGGCAAAGGAAAATGGTACGGAGTAGGAATTGATATTGAAAAATGTATAGGCTGTGGTAGTTGTGCCAGAGCCTGTAAAATTGAAAACGATGTACCAAAAGAACCCTTTTTCTTTCGTAATTGGATAGAACAATATACCATCACGAATGATGGGCAGATAATAGTTTCATCGCCCAATGGTGGTATTGATGGCTTTAAGCAACCAGTACCTGATGAGGAAATTTATAAAACTTTTTTTGTACCAAAAATGTGTAACCATTGTGCAAAATCACCCTGCACTCAGGTTTGCCCGGTAGGCGCCTCTTTTGAATCTCCCGAAGGACTTGCCTTGGTTGATCAGAATTATTGTATTGGTTGTGGATATTGTGTTCAGGCTTGTCCTTATGGTTGTCGTTATATTAATCCTGAAAAAGGAGTTGTTGATAAATGTACTTTATGTTACCATCGTTTGGAAAAAGGTTTGGATCCGGCATGTATGATGGCTTGTCCTACTGGGGCCAGATTATATGGAGATTTAAATGATAAAGAAAGTGCATTGTCTGTTTTTATCAAAGAAAATAATTGTGCCGTTTTAAAACCACAATTAAATACAGGATCTAAATTGTTTTATAACGCATTAAGTCAGGAGGTTCACTAA
- the nrfD gene encoding polysulfide reductase NrfD — MNFLQFIFGCFKIITKGGRVYYSCLFFLFVLIVWGAFGYFGQLKDGLIVTNMRDSVSWGFYIGNFTFLVGVAAAAVMLVIPAYIYDWKPIKEIVIFGEILAICAVIMCLCFIIVDIGNPLRFWHMLPFVGTMNFPDSILSWDFFALFIYFLINIIVVTHLLYKHFYKKEYNKSFIWPLVLLSIPAAIAIHTVTAFLYNALPARPYWNSALLAPRFLTTAFCSGPAILILVFQVLRKTTKFEIKDEAIFTIAELMVYAMFIYLFFTIAELFKEFYSNTEHIVYWKYLLLGVEKNREIAVYSWASIIMGFSAFILFLIPKTRKNLITLNIGAVLIYFSVYLEKGITLIIPGFTPDTLGQYYFYVPSETEIRTAVMIFSAGALLFTFISKIAIAILFEGFSSDSLERKGSLKVNKKAVQL, encoded by the coding sequence ATGAATTTTTTGCAATTTATATTCGGATGTTTTAAAATTATTACTAAAGGTGGAAGAGTTTATTATTCCTGCTTATTTTTTCTTTTCGTATTAATTGTCTGGGGTGCATTCGGGTATTTTGGTCAATTAAAAGATGGCTTGATTGTAACTAATATGCGAGATTCTGTTTCATGGGGTTTCTATATTGGCAATTTCACATTCCTGGTTGGGGTTGCGGCAGCAGCGGTAATGCTGGTTATACCTGCTTATATATACGATTGGAAGCCAATTAAAGAGATTGTAATTTTTGGTGAGATATTAGCTATTTGTGCTGTTATTATGTGTTTATGTTTTATAATAGTTGATATTGGAAATCCGCTTCGTTTTTGGCATATGCTTCCATTTGTCGGTACAATGAATTTTCCAGATTCGATTCTATCGTGGGACTTCTTTGCATTATTCATCTATTTCCTTATAAATATTATAGTAGTTACTCATTTATTGTATAAACATTTTTATAAAAAAGAATACAATAAATCATTCATCTGGCCATTGGTATTATTAAGTATTCCTGCTGCAATCGCAATTCATACCGTTACCGCATTCCTTTACAATGCATTGCCTGCCCGCCCATATTGGAATAGTGCTTTACTTGCCCCCAGATTCTTAACCACTGCTTTCTGTTCCGGACCGGCAATACTTATTTTAGTTTTTCAGGTTCTTAGAAAAACCACAAAATTTGAAATTAAAGATGAAGCTATTTTTACAATTGCAGAACTAATGGTTTATGCCATGTTTATCTATTTATTCTTTACAATTGCAGAATTATTCAAAGAATTTTACTCTAATACTGAACATATTGTTTATTGGAAATACTTATTATTAGGAGTTGAGAAAAACAGGGAGATTGCAGTTTACAGTTGGGCTTCTATTATCATGGGCTTCAGTGCATTTATACTTTTTTTAATCCCAAAAACACGAAAAAACCTTATTACATTAAATATAGGAGCAGTATTAATTTACTTTAGTGTTTATCTGGAAAAAGGAATAACTTTAATTATCCCCGGTTTTACTCCCGATACATTAGGGCAGTATTACTTTTATGTTCCTTCTGAAACCGAAATACGTACAGCTGTTATGATTTTCTCAGCTGGAGCCTTACTGTTCACTTTTATTTCAAAAATTGCTATTGCTATTCTATTTGAGGGATTTAGTTCTGATAGTTTAGAAAGGAAGGGATCCCTTAAAGTGAATAAAAAAGCCGTCCAATTATAA